The genomic segment GTATTGGTACTTTTCAGCTTACCGATGTGGAAACAGATAGCATCGAGGCAATCGTTGGCCGTATTCAGAAGCAGAATATCTCCAACTTTATAGTTGATGTTCGAGATAACGGTGGTGGTAGTATAAAGGTGGGGAATAGGATTCTATCTTTTCTATTAACCGAACCTAAAAAAATGTTTGCATATCGAATGGTAAATACCAACGGCATATATTCGACGCTAAAATATTCCGACAACTGGGATGCTACGCATCCGCCATTCCCAGAATTTAAGGCAGAAGTCGGGAAGAAAGGATGTTACAGCTATGTAATGGAAGATAGTACGAATAGCGGCGTGGTGCAGCCAAGTGTCAAAACAAATTTTGGAGGTAAGCTGTATATTTTGGCAAACGAAATGTCCATTTCTATGGCATCCGATTTTGCAGGAGCACTTTTGGGGCAGCGTAATTGCACCATTGTCGGCCGAGAGACAGGCAGCTGCTACTACCAGATGAATGCAGAGCGTTTTGCCAACATTATTTTACCGCAGGTGGGGCTTAGCCTTCGAATTCCAATGGTGAAAATTGTCATTAACGACATTCCGAATCCCCGAATTCCGTATGGTCGTGGCGTAATACCCGATTATGAGGTGCCAATAGGAGCGCAGGAGTTTCTTTATAAGAAGGATGTAATACTTAGTAAGGCGCTGGAGCTAATTGTAAAGTAGCGGTTGCTTGCCGCCCATGCTTAATACGCTTTACGGCTGCTTTGCATATGCAGTATGCTGTTTTTTGATCTGCTTTTTGGCGAGCTGTGAAGTCCGTATAAAATAAAAATAGGCATAATCCATTATTTGCATCTCGCAAACGGGTTATGCCTTTCACTATTCCTTCAGGGGATGAAGAACTAAATACTTTCGAGCTCTATAAAAACTTCTGTTGTTTCATTTGGATTTACGTATACCGTTATTTCCTGCATTATAAAACCATGCTTACCAACCTGTAGCCGATAGGCGCCAGGTTTTACTCGTTTAATATTTGCCTCGCCTTTGGGGTTTGTCATTTTTTCGATAATTGTTTTTTCTATTGCGGCAGCTGCTTTACTGCTATTGCTAGCGACATGACTCTTAGCGGCAGCTGGAACCTCTACTTCGAGAATGGTAACCTGCGCATTAGCCAACGCATTACCGCCGGAGGTAACTCTAACGGCGATGGAGTCGTCAACTCTTTTGCTGGTAGGCATTTTTATGGCGTAGAAATCGCGGTATAGCTTAGGCATTAGCAGCTTATTTATGCTGATAATGTTGTTAAGCTGGTAGTAGTTGGCCTCGATCTCCTTATCCAGCTGCTCCTTCTCCGAACGCTGCTGCGCTAGCTGTGTTTGAAGCGTGATTTCTTTCTGTAGCAAGCTCGATAGCGTTGTACATTTGCTTGAAAGAGGGCTTAGCTGCGATTCGTTATAACCGTATGCTAGCAGCTCCTCCTTTTTGTCCTGAATGCTAGTGCTGGTGGCAAGGCCCATCTTGAGCAGCTCTACCGGAGTTAGCTTATAGAGGTCGGTTTTATTTTTGATGTTCTCCTTTGCATAGCTTTCGACGGGTTTTATGGATTCCAGCATTCGGTTACCATTTATAATACCATCTGCAACTTCTGTTAGGGTAATTTTTTGGAGCTGGCTATTCTCCTTAACTAGAATCTTAGTATTTTCGATAGATAGCCTAATGGTGTTGTAGCTTAAAAGTCCTGCCTTTATTTTTTCGGCTACCGCTTTTGCTTTGTCATTAGCTGCTGTTTCTTTCGAGTTGGCTACCGTTGCGCATCTTGCGTTAATGGTATTTTCAGTACTTATTGAACGTAAAATCATAAAAAAAAGGTTTTTGTTATAGTAGATTAGCAATCGAACATTTGATTTTGTTCTTTTTAGGAACGTGTTTATGATAGGATAGCTTGTGTGTATTTGTTGGTAGTAAATTGGAGTTTATTAGGTTGTAGGTAAAAGGGGAATTAACAGTCGTGATAACGAATGCTAAATTTAGATGTATGTATTTGATATATAGTTGTCTGTTTTTGATGCTGTATCTGCATTTTACCGTTTTTAGCTTGCTGTAAATGGGTAAAACATTGCATTTTTCGACTAAAGAAGAGCTGTTTTGTACTTTGTATAACGCCCATTAACGGAAGAAACTGCTGTTTTAACCTTTGGAACGCTTGTTTTAACAAACAAAACGGGATTTTCGGGCAAAAAAGCTG from the Alistipes sp. ZOR0009 genome contains:
- a CDS encoding carboxypeptidase-like regulatory domain-containing protein — protein: MILRSISTENTINARCATVANSKETAANDKAKAVAEKIKAGLLSYNTIRLSIENTKILVKENSQLQKITLTEVADGIINGNRMLESIKPVESYAKENIKNKTDLYKLTPVELLKMGLATSTSIQDKKEELLAYGYNESQLSPLSSKCTTLSSLLQKEITLQTQLAQQRSEKEQLDKEIEANYYQLNNIISINKLLMPKLYRDFYAIKMPTSKRVDDSIAVRVTSGGNALANAQVTILEVEVPAAAKSHVASNSSKAAAAIEKTIIEKMTNPKGEANIKRVKPGAYRLQVGKHGFIMQEITVYVNPNETTEVFIELESI